Proteins found in one Mangifera indica cultivar Alphonso chromosome 15, CATAS_Mindica_2.1, whole genome shotgun sequence genomic segment:
- the LOC123198408 gene encoding uncharacterized protein YwbO-like isoform X2 has translation MAQSVNSSNEKKIIKIDISSDSVCPWCFVGKRNLDKAIATSKDQYDFEIKWHPFFLNPNASTEGVDKKSYYENKFGARAQGIIARMTEIFRDLGLEYNMSGLTGSTLDSHRLIYFAGQQDLDKQHKLLEELFLGYFTQGKYIGDREFLVESAKKVGVEGAAEFLEDPNNGLKEVKEDLEKYSSQITGVPHYVINGKYQLSGGQPPEVFLRAFQAAAN, from the exons ATGGCTCAGTCAGTTAATAGCAGCAATGAGAAGAAGATTATCAAAATCGATATAAGTTCAGACTCTGTATGCCCATGGTGCTTTGTAGGAAAAAGGAATCTGGACAAGGCTATAGCTACATCTAAGGACCAATATGATTTTGAG ATTAAATGGCACCCCTTTTTTCTCAATCCTAATGCCTCTACGGAAGGTGTTGATAAGAAAAGCTATTATGAGAATAAGTTTGGAGCTCGAGCTCAAGGGATCATAGCTCGAATGACTgag ATTTTTAGGGATCTTGGGTTGGAATACAACATGTCTGGACTCAC GGGAAGTACCCTCGATAGCCACAGGCTTATATATTTTGCTGGACAGCAGGATCTTGATAAGCAACATAAACTTTTGGAGGAACTGTTCCTTGGCTACTTCACACAGGGTAAATACATTGGTGACAG GGAATTTCTTGTTGAATCTGCTAAGAAAGTGGGTGTAGAAGGTGCTGCAGAGTTTCTTGAAGATCCCAATAATGGATTGAAGGAG GTCAAGGAGGACCTCGAGAAATACTCGTCACAGATTACGGGAGTTCCACATTATGTG ATTAATGGGAAGTATCAGCTGAGTGGTGGCCAGCCCCCTGAGGTTTTTCTGAGAGCTTTTCAAGCTGCAGCTAATTGA
- the LOC123198408 gene encoding uncharacterized protein YwbO-like isoform X1, whose translation MSSSPKALSLSARSLLVLPDRRYRRIMAQSVNSSNEKKIIKIDISSDSVCPWCFVGKRNLDKAIATSKDQYDFEIKWHPFFLNPNASTEGVDKKSYYENKFGARAQGIIARMTEIFRDLGLEYNMSGLTGSTLDSHRLIYFAGQQDLDKQHKLLEELFLGYFTQGKYIGDREFLVESAKKVGVEGAAEFLEDPNNGLKEVKEDLEKYSSQITGVPHYVINGKYQLSGGQPPEVFLRAFQAAAN comes from the exons ATGAGTTCTAGTCCTAAAGCTCTCTCTCTAAGCGCAAGGTCTCTACTTGTACTTCCag ACCGCAGATACAGAAGAATTATGGCTCAGTCAGTTAATAGCAGCAATGAGAAGAAGATTATCAAAATCGATATAAGTTCAGACTCTGTATGCCCATGGTGCTTTGTAGGAAAAAGGAATCTGGACAAGGCTATAGCTACATCTAAGGACCAATATGATTTTGAG ATTAAATGGCACCCCTTTTTTCTCAATCCTAATGCCTCTACGGAAGGTGTTGATAAGAAAAGCTATTATGAGAATAAGTTTGGAGCTCGAGCTCAAGGGATCATAGCTCGAATGACTgag ATTTTTAGGGATCTTGGGTTGGAATACAACATGTCTGGACTCAC GGGAAGTACCCTCGATAGCCACAGGCTTATATATTTTGCTGGACAGCAGGATCTTGATAAGCAACATAAACTTTTGGAGGAACTGTTCCTTGGCTACTTCACACAGGGTAAATACATTGGTGACAG GGAATTTCTTGTTGAATCTGCTAAGAAAGTGGGTGTAGAAGGTGCTGCAGAGTTTCTTGAAGATCCCAATAATGGATTGAAGGAG GTCAAGGAGGACCTCGAGAAATACTCGTCACAGATTACGGGAGTTCCACATTATGTG ATTAATGGGAAGTATCAGCTGAGTGGTGGCCAGCCCCCTGAGGTTTTTCTGAGAGCTTTTCAAGCTGCAGCTAATTGA